From a region of the Phaseolus vulgaris cultivar G19833 chromosome 6, P. vulgaris v2.0, whole genome shotgun sequence genome:
- the LOC137831217 gene encoding uncharacterized protein At5g41620-like — translation MKISGDTTRAPRSFLSTIAAPSPDSDLQLHRRPSRRQPRTPARLKRLAGGAAGKRSRPETPLSKWKIHSGAREGSVGGGGDPLEELDREKELLPPAAVSVRKLAAALWRLQLPETSAGDGGGRRGLRKISEDRLGVVQHETGHVDHQFFSHQNGMMHGSTMKNSSQSPRTISGTKGGHFCELKPSFQFSSTAMEGATKWDPVCLKTSDEVQNIYSQMKLLDQKVSTVSAVSALEAELEQARAQIQELETERHSSKRKLEHFLKKVGEERASWRSKEHEKIRAYVDDIKSELSRERKSRQRIEIVNSRLVNELADAKLLAKRYVQDYEKERKARELIEEICDELAKEIGEDKAEIEALKRESMKLREEVEEERKMLQMAEVWREERVHMKLIDAKVALDEKYSQMNKLVADLETFLKSMNVNPNAKEMKEARSLQQAAAAVDIEDIKGFSYEPANPDDIFSIFEDLNFGEPNEKDIESCVAYSPVSHASKIHTVSPEANMISKDNFRRCSNLFMDDNGDIEEDESGWETVSHVEDQGSSCSPEGSTLSVTKNRRESNASGRSVLEWEENAGVETPITEISEVSSVPAKQSKKVSSIARLWRSGPNSGDNYKIISVEGMNGRLSNGRVSNGGVMSPDWRLDKGELSPQDLLIQFSSPESANLHNRGMKGCIPRTVQKSSLKARLLEARMESQKVQLRHVLKHKI, via the exons ATGAAGATCTCCGGCGACACCACCCGCGCGCCGCGCTCATTTCTGTCGACCATTGCAGCTCCCTCGCCTGACTCCGATCTCCAGCTGCACCGCCGGCCATCCCGCCGGCAACCCCGAACTCCGGCTCGCCTCAAGCGGCTTGCCGGAGGTGCTGCCGGAAAACGGAGCAGGCCGGAGACCCCCCTGTCCAAGTGGAAGATCCACAGCGGCGCCAGAGAGGGGAGCGTTGGTGGTGGCGGTGATCCGCTCGAGGAGCTCGACAGGGAAAAGGAACTTCTGCCTCCCGCCGCTGTGTCGGTGAGGAAGCTCGCTGCTGCACTGTGGCGGCTGCAGCTTCCGGAAACCTCGGCGGGTGATGGCGGAGGGCGAAGGGGTTTGAGAAAGATCAGTGAAGATCGGTTGGGAGTTGTTCAG CATGAAACTGGCCATGTAGACCATCAGTTTTTCAGCCATCAAAATGGCATGATGCATGGTTCTACTATGAAGAATTCATCACAAAGTCCTCGTACGATTTCAGGGACTAAGGGTGGACATTTTTGTGAG CTCAAACCGTCTTTCCAGTTTTCGAGTACTGCAATGGAGGGTGCTACAAAGTGGGATCCTGTTTGTTTAAAAACATCAGATGAGGTGCAAAATATCTACAGTCAAATGAAACTTCTCGACCAAAAGGTTAGTACTGTTTCTGCTGTATCTGCTCTTGAAGCTGAACTAGAGCAGGCTCGTGCACAGATTCAGGAGCTTGAGACCGAGCGTCACTCCTCCAAAAGGAAACTTGAACatttcttgaagaaagtgggTGAAGAGAGGGCCTCATGGCGAAGCAAAGAGCATGAGAAAATTCGTGCTTACGTTGATGACATTAAATCGGAGTTGAGTCGAGAAAGGAAAAGTAGGCAGAGAATTGAAATTGTCAATTCCAGGCTGGTTAATGAGTTAGCTGATGCCAAGTTATTAGCCAAGCGCTACGTACAGGATTATGAGAAGGAAAGGAAGGCCAGAGAATTAATTGAGGAAATTTGTGATGAGCTTGCTAAAGAAATTGGAGAAGACAAGGCTGAAATTGAAGCACTTAAGAGGGAATCTATGAAACTTAGGGAAGAAGTGGAAGAGGAGAGGAAGATGTTGCAGATGGCTGAAGTATGGCGTGAAGAACGTGTTCACATGAAATTGATTGATGCAAAAGTAGCTCTTGATGAGAAGTACTCACAGATGAATAAATTGGTTGCAGATTTGGAAACCTTTCTCAAATCAATGAATGTGAACCCAAATGCAAAGGAGATGAAAGAGGCACGATCACTTCAACAGGCTGCAGCTGCTGTAGACATTGAAGACATCAAGGGATTTTCATATGAGCCAGCTAATCCAGatgatattttttctatttttgaagATTTAAATTTCGGTGAACCCAACGAGAAGGATATTGAATCATGTGTTGCTTACTCTCCTGTGAGTCACGCCTCAAAGATTCACACAGTGAGTCCTGAAGCCAACATGATTAGTAAGGATAACTTCCGAAGATGTTCTAATTTATTTATGGATGACAATGGTgatattgaagaagatgaaagtgGATGGGAAACTGTGAGCCATGTTGAGGATCAAGGATCAAGTTGTTCACCTGAAGGGAGTACCCTATCAGTGACAAAGAATCGTCGAGAGAGCAATGCCTCAGGTAGGAGTGTGCTTGAATGGGAAGAAAATGCCGGTGTAGAGACCCCAATAACTGAAATTAGTGAAGTTTCGTCAGTACCGGCTAAGCAATCAAAGAAGGTATCCTCAATAGCAAGGCTTTGGAGGTCTGGTCCAAACAGTGGAGATAATTACAAGATAATCTCTGTGGAGGGAATGAATGGAAGGCTTTCAAATGGAAGGGTATCCAATGGGGGCGTAATGTCTCCTGATTGGAGACTTGATAAAGGTGAACTAAGCCCCCAAGACCTTCTGATCCAGTTTAGTTCTCCTGAGTCTGCAAATCTGCACAATCGAGGCATGAAAGGGTGCATTCCTCGCACTGTGCAGAAGAGTAGTTTGAAAGCCAGACTTTTGGAGGCTAGGATGGAAAGCCAGAAGGTTCAGTTGCGCCATGTTCTTAAACACAAGATTTAG
- the LOC137831220 gene encoding uncharacterized protein, whose product MAFSASLMQFSSVSLLHCNLNNPSSLLLSGFPKTLFGCGVSLKLKGSSVCGRRVRGGIVNASLVEAPVLWVGRICIFYALLKAGLAGSQANPLVSDLEIGESNDESEVAAGAGDLGFSKWAQTILGKPAKEAATGRKLVSKWHPTTKGTLRRNYRVPSKSEGRRLLKAIASLLSDDDHFVDATSHKGCQIRRESAHGESVCCNNVRALFDELPTPHIIVEITPFPAGPLTDRDYIKAEKLEKTLRSSPSV is encoded by the exons ATGGCTTTTTCTGCATCCCTTATGCAATTCAGCAGCGTCTCTCTTCTCCACTGTAATCTGAATAATCCCTCTTCGTTACTTCTCTCTGGGTTCCCCAAAACGCTCTTTGGTTGTGGCGTTTCCCTCAAACTCAAAGGGAGTTCAGTGTGTGGGAGAAGAGTGAGAGGTGGGATTGTGAATGCCTCTTTGGTGGAGGCTCCAGTTTTGTGGGTTGGAAGAATTTGCATCTTCTATGCCCTTCTTAAAGCTGGCTTGGCTGGATCTCAAGCCAATCCACTTGTCTCAG aTTTGGAAATTGGGGAGAGTAATGATGAATCTGAAGTTGCTGCTGGTGCTGGTGACTTGGGTTTCTCTAAATGGGCCCAGACCATACTAGGAAAACCAG CAAAGGAAGCTGCTACTGGAAGGAAATTGGTTAGCAAATGGCATCCTACCACAAAGGGTACACTTAGAAGGAACTATAGAGTTCCATCCAAGTCCGAAGGGCGAAGACTGCTTAAAGCTATTGCATCTCTATTATCAGATGATGACCACTTTGTTGATGCCACTTCTCACAAG GGTTGTCAAATCCGGAGGGAAAGTGCTCATGGAGAAAGTGTGTGTTGCAACAATGTGAGAGCTCTTTTTGATGAGCTTCCAACTCCCCATATCATTGTGGAAATCACCCCTTTTCCTGCTGGACCCCTTACTGACAGGGATTACATTAAAGCTGAGAAACTTGAGAAGACTCTCAGATCTAGTCCTTCTGTGTGA
- the LOC137831219 gene encoding dipeptidyl-peptidase 5-like isoform X1, whose product MAFSTVNLTTAPYGSWKSPITGDAVSGATKDLGGTAVDGRGRLIWLEFRPLESGRGVLVLEPENTGGEAVDITPKEFGVRTLAQEYGGGAFTVSGDVIFFANYKDQRLYKQSISSLDEPPVPLTPDYGGPVVSYADGILDTRFNRFLSVREDRRESSLNPPTTIVSIALGSKDVQEPVVLVGGSDFYAFPRLDSKSERIAWIQWNHPNMPWDKTELWVGYISENGEIYKRVCVAGNDPSLVESPTEPKWSSEGELFFITDRENDFWNIHKWQIESENKVVSVYSLEAEFTRPLWTFGVNSYEFVQSSQQLIACSYRQHGKSYLGIVDVEGSKLTVIDFPYTDINNIASGNDCLYVEGASEVLPSSVAKVTFDDDKSKAVDFNIIWSSSPDSIKYSSYISKPELIEFPTEVPGQNAYAYFYPPCNPDFQASEEEKPPLLLKSHGGPTEETRGILNLSIQYWTSRGWAVVDVNYGGSTGYGRAYRERLLRQWGIVDVSDCCSCATYLVDSGKVDKERLCIMGASAGGYTTLAVLAFRNTFQAGASLCGIADLNLLRAETHKFESHYVENLAGGDKQMYERSPINHVDDFSCPIIIFQGLEDKVVPPDQAKKIYQAVKEKGVPVALVEYEGEQHGFRKAENIKNTIEQEMVFFARLIGHFDVADDITPIKIDNFDC is encoded by the exons ATGGCGTTCTCTACAGTCAACCTCACCACTGCTCCCTATGGCTCGTGGAAGTCCCCCATCACCGGCGACGCAGTCTCAGGCGCCACCAAGGACCTCGGCGGCACCGCCGTGGATGGCCGTGGCCGCCTCATCTGGCTGGAATTCCGTCCACTGGAATCAGG GCGTGGAGTTCTTGTTCTTGAGCCAGAAAACACAGGAGGTGAGGCTGTGGATATTACTCCTAAGGAGTTTGGAGTGAGAACTTTGGCTCAGGAGTATGGAGGTGGTGCTTTCACTGTTTCAGGGGATGTTATCTTCTTTGCAAATTACAAAGATCAGAGGTTGTACAAGCAGTCCATCAGTTCTCTGG ATGAGCCTCCTGTACCACTCACTCCGGATTATGGTGGACCTGTAGTCAGCTATGCTGATGGGATATTGGACACACGATTTAACCGTTTTCTTAGTGTTAGGGAAG ATCGTCGTGAAAGCAGTCTAAATCCACCTACAACTATTGTATCCATAGCACTTGGCAGCAAAGATGTTCAGG AACCAGTTGTGCTAGTTGGTGGGAGTGACTTCTATGCTTTCCCACGTCTAGATTCTAAAAGTGAAAGAATTGCATGGATTCAGTGGAATCACCCCAACATGCCATGGGATAAAACAGAACTTTGGGTTGGCTATATTTCTGAAAATGG TGAGATCTACAAACGAGTTTGTGTTGCCGGGAATGATCCTTCACTTGTAGAGTCTCCAACTGAGCCCAAGTGGTCCTCTGAGG GGGAGTTGTTTTTCATCACAGATAGGGAAAATGACTTTTGGAATATCCACAAATGG CAGATTGAGTCTGAGAATAAGGTCGTGTCAGTTTATTCTTTGGAAGCTGAGTTTACAAGGCCACTGTGGACTTTTGGTGTGAATTCTTATGAATTTGTTCAAAGTTCTCAACAGTTAATTGCTTGCAGTTACAG GCAGCATGGAAAGTCATATCTGGGTATTGTTGATGTAGAGGGCTCAAAGCTAACTGTGATTGATTTCCCTTACACAGATATAAATAACATA GCGTCTGGTAATGATTGCCTGTATGTGGAGGGAGCTTCTGAGGTTCTTCCATCGTCAGTGGCCAAG GTGACTTTTGATGATGATAAATCAAAAGCAGTGGATTTCAATATTATCTGGTCCTCATCCCCGGATAGTATAAAGTATAGTTCATACATCAGTAAGCCAGAGTTGATTGAATTCCCAACCGAAGTTCCTGGTCAAAATGCTTATGCATACTTTTATCCACCTTGTAATCCTGATTTCCAAGctagtgaagaagaaaagccTCCGCTATTATTGAAGAGCCACG GTGGCCCAACTGAAGAAACTCGTGGAATTTTAAATTTGAGCATTCAGTATTGGACTAGTCGAGGTTGGGCAGTTGTTGATGTTAATTATGGTGGAAGCACTG GTTATGGCAGGGCATACAGAGAACGACTTTTAAGACAGTGGGGAATAGTTGATGTTAGTGACTGTTGTAGTTGTGCTACATATTTG GTGGACAGTGGAAAGGTGGATAAGGAGAGGTTGTGTATAATGGGTGCCTCTGCTGGTGGGTATACCACCTTGGCAGTTCTTGCTTTCAGAAATACTTTTCAGGCTGGTGCTTCTTTGTGTGGA ATAGCTGACTTGAACTTGTTGAGAGCAGAAACACATAAGTTTGAATCCCATTATGTTGAAAATCTAGCTG GAGGTGATAAGCAGATGTATGAAAGATCCCCTATCAATcatgttgatgatttttcttgTCCCATTATAATATTTCAAGGATTGGAGGACAAG GTTGTGCCACCGGATCAAGCTAAAAAAATATACCAGGCAGTGAAGGAAAAAGGTGTGCCAGTTGCTCTTGTTGAGTATGAAGGAGAACAACACGGTTTCCGAAAG GCTGAGAACATCAAGAATACAATTGAACAAGAAATGGTCTTCTTTGCACGATTGATTGGGCACTTTGATGTTGCTGATGATATTACTCCTATCAAAATTGACAACTTCGATTGCTAA
- the LOC137831219 gene encoding dipeptidyl-peptidase 5-like isoform X2 has protein sequence MAFSTVNLTTAPYGSWKSPITGDAVSGATKDLGGTAVDGRGRLIWLEFRPLESGRGVLVLEPENTGGEAVDITPKEFGVRTLAQEYGGGAFTVSGDVIFFANYKDQRLYKQSISSLDEPPVPLTPDYGGPVVSYADGILDTRFNRFLSVREDRRESSLNPPTTIVSIALGSKDVQEPVVLVGGSDFYAFPRLDSKSERIAWIQWNHPNMPWDKTELWVGYISENGEIYKRVCVAGNDPSLVESPTEPKWSSEGELFFITDRENDFWNIHKWIESENKVVSVYSLEAEFTRPLWTFGVNSYEFVQSSQQLIACSYRQHGKSYLGIVDVEGSKLTVIDFPYTDINNIASGNDCLYVEGASEVLPSSVAKVTFDDDKSKAVDFNIIWSSSPDSIKYSSYISKPELIEFPTEVPGQNAYAYFYPPCNPDFQASEEEKPPLLLKSHGGPTEETRGILNLSIQYWTSRGWAVVDVNYGGSTGYGRAYRERLLRQWGIVDVSDCCSCATYLVDSGKVDKERLCIMGASAGGYTTLAVLAFRNTFQAGASLCGIADLNLLRAETHKFESHYVENLAGGDKQMYERSPINHVDDFSCPIIIFQGLEDKVVPPDQAKKIYQAVKEKGVPVALVEYEGEQHGFRKAENIKNTIEQEMVFFARLIGHFDVADDITPIKIDNFDC, from the exons ATGGCGTTCTCTACAGTCAACCTCACCACTGCTCCCTATGGCTCGTGGAAGTCCCCCATCACCGGCGACGCAGTCTCAGGCGCCACCAAGGACCTCGGCGGCACCGCCGTGGATGGCCGTGGCCGCCTCATCTGGCTGGAATTCCGTCCACTGGAATCAGG GCGTGGAGTTCTTGTTCTTGAGCCAGAAAACACAGGAGGTGAGGCTGTGGATATTACTCCTAAGGAGTTTGGAGTGAGAACTTTGGCTCAGGAGTATGGAGGTGGTGCTTTCACTGTTTCAGGGGATGTTATCTTCTTTGCAAATTACAAAGATCAGAGGTTGTACAAGCAGTCCATCAGTTCTCTGG ATGAGCCTCCTGTACCACTCACTCCGGATTATGGTGGACCTGTAGTCAGCTATGCTGATGGGATATTGGACACACGATTTAACCGTTTTCTTAGTGTTAGGGAAG ATCGTCGTGAAAGCAGTCTAAATCCACCTACAACTATTGTATCCATAGCACTTGGCAGCAAAGATGTTCAGG AACCAGTTGTGCTAGTTGGTGGGAGTGACTTCTATGCTTTCCCACGTCTAGATTCTAAAAGTGAAAGAATTGCATGGATTCAGTGGAATCACCCCAACATGCCATGGGATAAAACAGAACTTTGGGTTGGCTATATTTCTGAAAATGG TGAGATCTACAAACGAGTTTGTGTTGCCGGGAATGATCCTTCACTTGTAGAGTCTCCAACTGAGCCCAAGTGGTCCTCTGAGG GGGAGTTGTTTTTCATCACAGATAGGGAAAATGACTTTTGGAATATCCACAAATGG ATTGAGTCTGAGAATAAGGTCGTGTCAGTTTATTCTTTGGAAGCTGAGTTTACAAGGCCACTGTGGACTTTTGGTGTGAATTCTTATGAATTTGTTCAAAGTTCTCAACAGTTAATTGCTTGCAGTTACAG GCAGCATGGAAAGTCATATCTGGGTATTGTTGATGTAGAGGGCTCAAAGCTAACTGTGATTGATTTCCCTTACACAGATATAAATAACATA GCGTCTGGTAATGATTGCCTGTATGTGGAGGGAGCTTCTGAGGTTCTTCCATCGTCAGTGGCCAAG GTGACTTTTGATGATGATAAATCAAAAGCAGTGGATTTCAATATTATCTGGTCCTCATCCCCGGATAGTATAAAGTATAGTTCATACATCAGTAAGCCAGAGTTGATTGAATTCCCAACCGAAGTTCCTGGTCAAAATGCTTATGCATACTTTTATCCACCTTGTAATCCTGATTTCCAAGctagtgaagaagaaaagccTCCGCTATTATTGAAGAGCCACG GTGGCCCAACTGAAGAAACTCGTGGAATTTTAAATTTGAGCATTCAGTATTGGACTAGTCGAGGTTGGGCAGTTGTTGATGTTAATTATGGTGGAAGCACTG GTTATGGCAGGGCATACAGAGAACGACTTTTAAGACAGTGGGGAATAGTTGATGTTAGTGACTGTTGTAGTTGTGCTACATATTTG GTGGACAGTGGAAAGGTGGATAAGGAGAGGTTGTGTATAATGGGTGCCTCTGCTGGTGGGTATACCACCTTGGCAGTTCTTGCTTTCAGAAATACTTTTCAGGCTGGTGCTTCTTTGTGTGGA ATAGCTGACTTGAACTTGTTGAGAGCAGAAACACATAAGTTTGAATCCCATTATGTTGAAAATCTAGCTG GAGGTGATAAGCAGATGTATGAAAGATCCCCTATCAATcatgttgatgatttttcttgTCCCATTATAATATTTCAAGGATTGGAGGACAAG GTTGTGCCACCGGATCAAGCTAAAAAAATATACCAGGCAGTGAAGGAAAAAGGTGTGCCAGTTGCTCTTGTTGAGTATGAAGGAGAACAACACGGTTTCCGAAAG GCTGAGAACATCAAGAATACAATTGAACAAGAAATGGTCTTCTTTGCACGATTGATTGGGCACTTTGATGTTGCTGATGATATTACTCCTATCAAAATTGACAACTTCGATTGCTAA